The sequence TGTCGGGCCACAGCGCGGACTCGTCCAGCAGCACCTTGCCGCCCTCGGCGACCAGCTTGGACGCGGTCGGCTCCGGCACCCAGGCGCCGTCGACGGAGCCGGACCTGAAGGCGTCCGGGGTCACCTTGTTGTCCGTGCGGACGACGGAGACGTCACCCTTGCCGCTCTGTGCGTCGACCTTCCATCCCTGCTGGGCGACCCAGTTGAGGAACGCCACGTCCTGCGTGTTGCCCAGCTGAGGCGTCGCGATCCGCTTGCCCTTGACGTCCTTCAGGGACTTGATCTTCTTGGGGTCGACGACCAGCTTCACCCCGCCCGAGGCCGATCCGCCGATGATGCGCAGGTTCTTGCCGTCCGACTTCGTGTAACCGTTGATCGCCGGGGACGGGCCGATCCAGCCGATGTCGACGGAGCCCGAGTTGAGCGCCTCGATCTCGGACGGGCCCGCGTTGAAGAGCTGGTAGTCGGCCTTGGTCGCGCCCAGCTCCTTCTGGAAGAAGCCCTTCTGGTTGCCGACCAGCGCGGTGGCGTGCGTGAGGTTGCCGAAGTAGCCGATCCTGACGGAGCCCAGTCCGTCGATCTTCTTGGCCCCGGCGGCGATCTTGGCGGTGCTGTCGTCCTTGGCCTGGGAGCCGTAACCGCAGGCGGCGAGGGTGAGCAGGGGAAGCGCGGCGAGCGCGGCTATACCGCGGCGAAACAGCGGGGATCGGTTGGCAGGCACGGGAGGCGTTCCTCTCGTTGGCCCGGCGGTCACGGCCTGTCAGGTCGTGGCCGGGAGATCGGCAGGTCTTCGTTCACAGCGGTGGGGGGTGAGGGCGCGCGGGCAGTGCGCGTACGTCAGCACGCACATCGCGCCACCCCGCCCTGCCCGCTGCCGAGGGCGCCGCTGCCGATGCGGCCGCCCTCCTTCGCGAACGTCGAGTAGAAATCCGTCCGGTTCATGGTCAGAAGTCCCAGCCGTCGTCCGAGGCCTCGTCCTTGACCGGGTCGGGGGCCGCGAAGGACTCGCCGACCATGCCCGCGGTGAGCGTGGTGCCGTCGGCCGGGTCGATCAGGATGAAGGAGCCGGTGCGGCGCGAGTCGGCGTAGGAGTCGACCGGCAGCGGCTCGGCGGTGCGGACCTTCACCCGGCCGATGTCGTTGGCGACGAGCTGTCCCGGGTGCGGGTGCAGGGACAGGTCGTCGAGCGTGAGCCGGGACGGGATGTCCTTGACGATCGCCTTGACCGTGCGGGTGCCGTGCTTGAGCAGCACCCGGTGCCCGACGGTCAGCGGCTGGTCGGCGACGTGGCAGACGGTCGCCTCCACGTCCTGCGTGGTGGCCGGCGCGTCCTTCGTCGGCACGATCAGATCACCGCGCGAGACGTCGATGTCGTCCGCGAGGAGCACGGTGACCGACTGCGTCGTCCAGGCCACGCCGACCGGCTTGCCGAGCAGGTCGATGCCGGAGATCGTCGTGGTACGGCCGGACGGCAGGACGGTGACCGGGTCGCCGACCCGGAACGTACCGGCCGCGATCTGGCCCGCGTAGCCCCGGTAGTCCGGGTGCTCGGCGGTCTGCGGCCGGATCACGTACTGCACGGGCAGCCGGGCGTGGCAGTGCGCCAGGTCGTGGGCGACCGGGACGGTCTCCAGGTGCTCGAGGACGGTCGGGCCGCCGTACCAGTCCATGTTCGCGGACGGCTCCACCACGTTGTCACCCGCGAGCGCGGAGATCGGGATGGCGGTGACCTCGGGGATGCCCAGCTCGCTCGCGTACGCCGTGAACTCCTCGGCGATCGCGGCGAACACGGACTCCTCGTAGTCGGCGAGGTCCATCTTGTTGACGGCGAGGACCACGTGCGGCACACGCAGCAGCGCGGCGATCGCCGCGTGCCGGCGGGTCTGCTCGACCACGCCGTTGCGGGCGTCGACGAGGATCACGGTCAGCTCGGCGGTGGAGGCACCGGTGACCATGTTGCGGGTGTACTGCACATGTCCCGGGGTGTCGGCCAGGATGAAGCGGCGCCGGGGCGTGGCGAAGTAGCGGTAGGCCACGTCGATCGTGATGCCCTGCTCCCGCTCGGCCCGCAGGCCGTCGGTGAGCAGCGCGAGGTCCGGGCCGTCCTGGCCGCGGCTCGCGGACGCGCGCTCCACGGCCTCCAGCTGGTCGGTGAGGACCGACTTGGAGTCGTGCAGCAGCCGCCCGACGAGCGTGGACTTGCCGTCGTCGACGGAGCCGGCGGTGGCGAACCGCAGCAGGGTGGTGGCCGAGAGCGCCTCGGTCGTGGTGGTCATGGCTAGAAGTACCCCTCGCGCTTGCGGTCTTCCATCGCGGCCTCGGAGAGCTTGTCGTCGGCGCGGGTCGCGCCGCGCTCGGTCAGCCGGGAAGCGGCGATCTCGGCGATGACGGCGTCCAGCGTGGTGGCGTCGGAGTCGACGGCGCCCGTGCAGGACATGTCACCGACGGTCCGGTAGCGCACCAGGCGCCTGACGACGGTCTCGGTCTCCTTCGGACCGCCCCACTCGCCCGCCGTCAGCCACATCCCGGCCCGCTGGAACACCTCGCGCTCGTGCGCGAAGTAGATCTGCGGCAGCTCGATGCCCTCGCGGGCGATGTACTGCCACACGTCCAGCTCGGTCCAGTTGGACAGCGGGAACACTCTGACGTGCTCGCCGGGCGCGTGCCGGCCGTTGTACAGGTTCCACAGCTCGGGGCGCTGGCGACGCGGGTCCCACTGGGAGAACTCGTCGCGCAGCGAGAACACCCGCTCCTTGGCGCGGGCCTTCTCCTCGTCGCGCCGGCCGCCGCCGAAGACCGCGTCGAACTTCTCGCTCTGGATCTTCTCCGTCAGCGGAAGCGTCTGCAGCGGGTTACGGGTGCCGTCGGGACGCTCCTTGAGCACACCCCGGTCGATGTAGTCCTGGACGGAGGCCACATGGAGGCGCAGCCCATGTGCGGCGACCACACGGTCCCGGTACTCCAGCACCTCGGGGAAGTTGTGTCCGGTGTCCACATGGAGCAGCGAGAAGGGGATCGCGGCGGGCGCGAACGCCTTCAGCGCGAGATGCAGCATGACGATGGAGTCCTTGCCCCCGGAGAACAGGATCACCGGGTTCTCGAACTCGCCCGCCACCTCGCGGAAGATGTGCACCGCCTCGGACTCCAGCGCGTCCAGGTGCGAGAGGGCGTACGGGCTGGACGTGTCCTCGTGGTCTCCGTGCACGGAAGCGACGGTCGTCATGCCAGTCCCCTTTCGCTGAGCACGGCGTGCACCGACGCCGCGGACTCCTGGACCGTCTGGTTCTGGGACTCGATCCGCAGATCCGGCGAGACGGGCTCCTCGTACGGGTCGTCGACCCCGGTCAGCCCCGACAGCTCGCCCGCCGCCTGCTTGGCGTACAGGCCCTTCACATCGCGCACGGAGCACACTTCGACCGGGGTGGCCACATGCACCTCGACGTACGCCGTGCCGTTCTGCTCGTGGCGCCCGCGGACCGCGTCCCGGCTGTCCGCGTACGGCGCGATCACCGGGACCAGCGCCTTGACGCCGTTGCGGGCCAGCAGCTCGGCGACGAAGCCGATGCGCTGCACATTGGTGTGCCGGTCCGTACGGCTGAAGCCGAGGCCCGCCGAGATGAACTCGCGGATCTCGTCGCCGTCGAGCACCTCGACGAGGTGGCCCTCCGCACGCAGCCGGCCGGCCAGCTCGTAGGCGATGGTGGTCTTGCCGGCGCTCGGCAGACCCGTGAGCCAGACGGTGGCTCCGGTGGTCACGTGGTTCTCCTGGTCGTCGTGCTTCTCGGGGGCCGTCATCCGTGCAGCCCGCACTCGGTCTTGGCGCGTCCCGCCCAGCGGCCGGCGCGCGCGTCCTCGCCCTCCAGGACCCGGCGGGTGCACGGGGCGCAGCCGACGGAGGTGTAGCCGTCCATCAGCAGAGGGTTGGTCAGCACGCCGTGCTCGGCCACGTAGGCGTCGACGTCGTCCTGCGTCCAGCGGGCGATCGGGGATATCTTGACCTTCTGCCGCTTCTCGTCCCAGCCGACGACCGGGGTGTTCGCCCGGGTGGGGGACTCGTCGCGGCGCAGCCCCGTCGCCCAGGCGGCGTAGCCCTTCAGGCCCTCCTCCAGCGGCTGCACCTTGCGCAGCTTGCAGCACAGGTCGGGGTCGCGGTCGTGCAGCTTCGGGCCGTACTCGGCGTCCTGCTCGGCGACCGTCTGACGCGGTGTGAGGGTGATGACGTCGACGTCCATCACGGCCTCGACGGCGTCCCGGGTGCCGATGGTCTCCGGGAAGTGGTAGCCGGTGTCGAGGAAGACGACATCCACGCCCTTCAGCACGCGCGAGGCGAGATGGGCGACCACGGCGTCCTCCATCGAGGAGGTGACGCAGAACCGCTTGCCG is a genomic window of Streptomyces griseochromogenes containing:
- a CDS encoding aliphatic sulfonate ABC transporter substrate-binding protein; translation: MPANRSPLFRRGIAALAALPLLTLAACGYGSQAKDDSTAKIAAGAKKIDGLGSVRIGYFGNLTHATALVGNQKGFFQKELGATKADYQLFNAGPSEIEALNSGSVDIGWIGPSPAINGYTKSDGKNLRIIGGSASGGVKLVVDPKKIKSLKDVKGKRIATPQLGNTQDVAFLNWVAQQGWKVDAQSGKGDVSVVRTDNKVTPDAFRSGSVDGAWVPEPTASKLVAEGGKVLLDESALWPDKKFVITNIIVSQKFLKEHPKAVEAVLKASVETNKWINAHPDEAKAAANKQLEADSGKALPADVLDPAWKSVRFTDDPLAATLNTEARHAVQAGLLENPKLDGIYDLTLLNKVLVAAGERSVSDAGLGAK
- a CDS encoding sulfate adenylyltransferase subunit 1, with the translated sequence MTTTTEALSATTLLRFATAGSVDDGKSTLVGRLLHDSKSVLTDQLEAVERASASRGQDGPDLALLTDGLRAEREQGITIDVAYRYFATPRRRFILADTPGHVQYTRNMVTGASTAELTVILVDARNGVVEQTRRHAAIAALLRVPHVVLAVNKMDLADYEESVFAAIAEEFTAYASELGIPEVTAIPISALAGDNVVEPSANMDWYGGPTVLEHLETVPVAHDLAHCHARLPVQYVIRPQTAEHPDYRGYAGQIAAGTFRVGDPVTVLPSGRTTTISGIDLLGKPVGVAWTTQSVTVLLADDIDVSRGDLIVPTKDAPATTQDVEATVCHVADQPLTVGHRVLLKHGTRTVKAIVKDIPSRLTLDDLSLHPHPGQLVANDIGRVKVRTAEPLPVDSYADSRRTGSFILIDPADGTTLTAGMVGESFAAPDPVKDEASDDGWDF
- the cysD gene encoding sulfate adenylyltransferase subunit CysD, with translation MTTVASVHGDHEDTSSPYALSHLDALESEAVHIFREVAGEFENPVILFSGGKDSIVMLHLALKAFAPAAIPFSLLHVDTGHNFPEVLEYRDRVVAAHGLRLHVASVQDYIDRGVLKERPDGTRNPLQTLPLTEKIQSEKFDAVFGGGRRDEEKARAKERVFSLRDEFSQWDPRRQRPELWNLYNGRHAPGEHVRVFPLSNWTELDVWQYIAREGIELPQIYFAHEREVFQRAGMWLTAGEWGGPKETETVVRRLVRYRTVGDMSCTGAVDSDATTLDAVIAEIAASRLTERGATRADDKLSEAAMEDRKREGYF
- the cysC gene encoding adenylyl-sulfate kinase; protein product: MTAPEKHDDQENHVTTGATVWLTGLPSAGKTTIAYELAGRLRAEGHLVEVLDGDEIREFISAGLGFSRTDRHTNVQRIGFVAELLARNGVKALVPVIAPYADSRDAVRGRHEQNGTAYVEVHVATPVEVCSVRDVKGLYAKQAAGELSGLTGVDDPYEEPVSPDLRIESQNQTVQESAASVHAVLSERGLA
- a CDS encoding phosphoadenylyl-sulfate reductase — protein: MTTAQEERTSEELKRLAEQAGRDLEDASALEILQWAVDTFGKRFCVTSSMEDAVVAHLASRVLKGVDVVFLDTGYHFPETIGTRDAVEAVMDVDVITLTPRQTVAEQDAEYGPKLHDRDPDLCCKLRKVQPLEEGLKGYAAWATGLRRDESPTRANTPVVGWDEKRQKVKISPIARWTQDDVDAYVAEHGVLTNPLLMDGYTSVGCAPCTRRVLEGEDARAGRWAGRAKTECGLHG